The Deltaproteobacteria bacterium genome includes the window CCGTCGGCCGTCACGAGAACGATGTCCTCAGGCATTGCACCGGAGAGCACCATGTCCATGTCCCAGGCGCCGACCTCGACACAGAAAACCATGCCTTCCTGTATCACCGTGGGCTCGCCCCTGATGATCCATGGTGGCTCGTGATTTGAGAAGCCCATGCCGTGCCCTACGAAATTTATGATGTGATCCTGAAGGGGGTCCATTTTCTTCAAGGCTTCGAGGGACACATCGAATGCATGACCGACCGTCGCCCCGGGTTTCAGGGCGTCGATCGTCGCCTGTTCCGCTTCCATTGCCATGTTTGCAAGGTCGATCATTTTGGGTGGTGGCGTACCGACATAAAAGGTCCTCTGGAAATCCATCTGATACCCCTGGTAAGAAGGACCGCAGTCACTGATCCCCATGTCTCCTTCCTGTATGACGCGGTCCACCGGTCCGGTGATCCACCGGAATACCCCGCCTTCTTCCGCGGCGTTGCTTGACCAGCAGAGCCACGTCGACGAGCTCGGACTTCCGAACAATTCCTGTTCGGCGCATGCCTGCCAGAAGGTCCGGTGGACATCAAGCTCGTTGACACCCGGTTTAATCGCCTCAAAGGCGATTTTCAGTACCCTGCAGGCCCGTTTGCACCCCTCCCTGATGATCTCGATCTCATAGGGGGTCTTCACACTTCTCTGTT containing:
- a CDS encoding aminopeptidase P family protein yields the protein MFRSIVGKKDKKWASMPYEEYRRRIDRSKTLMAKHKMDAMILFSPTNWWYYGGWTDVAQMHNWVWRSCMILSQEHEPVIVGHGAFSWQTVLKTYVEDLRFWSETEAAQLLGEILFGVKPSLEFWKLLRDTLEDLNLDMGVLGIEKGPDIDTYLSFEEYDQLGSRLPDAKIVSADPVIWEQRSVKTPYEIEIIREGCKRACRVLKIAFEAIKPGVNELDVHRTFWQACAEQELFGSPSSSTWLCWSSNAAEEGGVFRWITGPVDRVIQEGDMGISDCGPSYQGYQMDFQRTFYVGTPPPKMIDLANMAMEAEQATIDALKPGATVGHAFDVSLEALKKMDPLQDHIINFVGHGMGFSNHEPPWIIRGEPTVIQEGMVFCVEVGAWDMDMVLSGAMPEDIVLVTADGTENLTADFPQELWLAG